A segment of the Lolium perenne isolate Kyuss_39 chromosome 3, Kyuss_2.0, whole genome shotgun sequence genome:
tcatcgactcacaccatctcatgatagtcgtcgaccactaccacctcatggtctccatcgacatacgtcgccacatgatcttcgccgccacaagccatctcatgttcgccatcgaccaacatcccccaaggatcttcgacgacactcatcaagacatggtgacgaagcacgacgacgagagcctcgacatgaaggcgacgaacaccatcatagggtgtctaccactccaaggatggagagggcacatcaagaggactttcctcataaggcgactcctacatcttgtgccaccaccataatggcccctacctcgtcccatgcctatggactccgatgctacaagtgcaagcaacaaggccacctcccacgggaatgtcccaatctcctatgtgaggtgtgcaaggccaagggtcatgaggcatggcaataCACAATGCAACGCGCCGAcatgctctacttcgacgagctacaagcccaagcccCCAAGAAGACTTCGacgccaacacttcaagatgaagatcaccaaggtgaactcaagggtgACGTTgaaccgagcctagctctcaacaacaccatggcgccaccgatagaggacgacttgggaggcgatggagttgagatggttgagcatgagaatttcccttcaaccaaggaggcgcatggagatgagaaagtcgagcctactcccctatgcttcattgatgagttggtaccaatcccatgtgagcatgagagccacttagcccacttgagtgagagtgatagtgagttgagtgacttccaccccatatgtgagtttgagtgcttccgtttggaggacatgagtgatacacaaagtgagttaagagaggtagatgataggtccatggaggacatcgcatttgctaacacattaacctctccctcgtttgtgtcttcttatgttgcactaggttccacggaggacgagttcccgatcatggagaagatgtacatggtgcatgaagatgatgatatcccaccatgcttgcttcaagacggacatgtcgaccacatggatccgccTACTTCCACTACACCTacatcaaatgagtcggccttcaaaggtaacaacataggtgttgatgatgccatgatcccactagtggacatgatgacttatgagtgcatgcatgatcttgatgatacatttgctacgtcacatgctactttcattttcccatgtgatactttgcttgataacattgttgatcatgtggaagtgaatgcttgtgataccatgaccatgccatgctatgagagcttcaatttttctaccattgctCGCAATATGTCGACtacttgctctttcccatgtattgcttgcaatgataatgacaaggatgacattagcttccgcatgctttgccccaaatgtttacactcttccatgatccttgcatccaagattgcgaacaattgctctttcttatgcttggtatgcaagaatgtttttttcattgtccacgagatggcccccatagccttctcaccttttgatgatcatgagttaccacatgccatgaatgcaccttcttgcaatttgcaccatcgccatgcatttcatactatcttgattgacactaatggtgatgtgcacaagacttggaccatcatgatggatgatgtgttcatctaccatgcacacacgctctttgtcttgtttattccatgtgtaggtacatggacgaccacttccaccgctacggagcatgagctcacgaaacgtgcaattgagagctaccccatcaaggacctaacccgcgggaatcacaccaaagggtatgttcccacaagccttcgccctcatgtgtttccgacttggtttGTCGAGCTTCcagtttggtccaattcctcgtcaccccttttgcttcttatgcaacatatcttgaaacatcttgttggcacaatggttgttgtatctattgatgatatcatcatacactctgagaacctcaaggatcatgtcatacatgtgagagacaccttatgcaccttgtgccacatgtcacaccaaaagttgctctcctttgaatttctcatttcatctttggcatttgcaatggattctttgacacttgaggaaacCCAtaatcggctcacgccaaccatactttcccaagctagaggtctccatagctttgccattgcacataacaattttgccccaaattttgccgccgatacttgccttttgattgttccatttgtgtgggacaatgctacacacgacatttttgacaccttccaaagcaaacttttacatgcataaatttttgccctaccacattttggatacgtcgacactcttttgatttccatttttgccaaatgcctcttggagaaacgacttgatgcttcgtatttgattgagagcctcttgttcgccggtcacccaattggcatccacaagctttcctttcgcaagttgtttttccccacgctcttcttcgaccgagactttgtccctccaccactacatgggagacccaCTATGGACTACAACAAGGACGCCCGTACCACGATGAGCATCCATAAGGATACAAGGGCaactatacaagtccttccccAAGCTACAAGCATCAACGTCTACATCATCgttgaggaggagcaagagtcgaggacgactcttccccaaggggggagatgatgcggggtggctttcggacacctccacctcaagaccgtcaagtgcagccccgcctatcgtcgacgctacaccgtggtcaaagagtcccccaagtggaccgataacACGAAACCACGCTatacatgtcaaggtgaactctatcCTCTCTACGATCGATCTTAACATACACTTGAATGGTATACTACCTCATGCCAATGTGCTACGTGTGGTTAGGTACGAACATCGACAAGAGTTCACAATGGAGGAGTTCATCATGCTTAAgggagaagaaggaaagaagagaagaagagaagaagaagagaagaagaagaagaagaagaagaaagaagaaggaagaagaaggaagagagaAGGCTGGTGGTACCTCCAGCCAAGGGAGGCCGGTACCTCCAGCCCAAaggaggccggagcctctaccCAAGGGTGGCCAGAGGCCAGCGCTACTCTTGGCCGCGCGGGAGAAAGggagaccggtagtaccggcccctcctggccggtactaccggccagtgcTGTTGAGCACTTCTTCAGCTGCGGGAAAACAGGCAAGACCGGTACCtccggtggaggctccggccgaggtaccgctgGGGCGCCCCCGAGCCCCAGTAACATGTGCTGCAGCTCCccggtaccttgggcggtacctCCGGCCGTGGTACCGCCCAGAGGCCCCGTCTCCCAGTAACTCTTCGACCAAGCTGATGCTCACCCCGGTACCTTGACAGGTACCTCCACCCGTGGTACCGCTCGCAGGCGTTTTAGCTCAGATCTGAACCGTCCATTCACCATCTAGCGGTTGTAACTTAAGTTGCTCTTTACCTAAACTACCCTTGCACGAATCTGAGCTATATGTATCTCACGTATCCCCATTTGTGAggcttagacaagatttggcttagaatagattttgagctttgtctccctagggtatcatccctctgtaatcaaggccacccttgttgttgattggatttgtgagtgagattctagtgtggtgcactctctctccctcaccgatctccgtctccaacaccggtctctcacctcggaattctacctcggtctctttcgtgggtgattctattcggcgtggtccatcgagccacgagggtaagcatcggttgtatcgggttggtgtgcgtgcgtgtgtcctcgtgttcttcgcgttcgtcgtgttcattgtgttcttcgtttcccctcttttcccctttcgattccgggtcaattcgcaagattgggccacaatctaggtcttagacctcatcaaaaaGGTTTCGAGATCAAATCAGTGAGGACGGCGGTGTGCCTTCAGCTCGCTCAAGTGCTTATCGTCGCTGTCCTGTTTTtttttactccctccgatccgaaaAATCTGTCAGACAGTCAGTTTTGCAAAAACGCCCTTGAGATTTTTTTCAGAATCAACCCGCAGTCCATCCTCACCCTGGCCCTCTGCTCAGCACGACCACAACTCTCTAATCAAGTGCTCAGCGTGACCACCAACTCGGAAGGACGGGAGACGAGTTGTGCTTCTTTTTCTAATTATAGAAGGACTTAACTGTAAAACATGATTGTATTAGGCTCTCGACAGTCTTTTCGGATCAGAGAGGGTATTTTTTTTTTTAAACGGGAAAGGCCCCGAAGGGCCGAGATGCTTCATTAAATTAGAGCGGTGAAGGTACAAAATACAGGGAGGACCCTAGAAAGATACAAAATTACAGACAAGTCCCTATAAGTTGCATAAAGGACCCTAGATCTAGGATGAAGAACGCGATCCAGTCCAGCTCCATCTTCACCAAACTCGCTCTGCATCCTGCCGTGATCAACTGCAGCGACGCCGGGGTCACTGCAGCGGGAGCCGAACACGGCGGAGCTATTAGACCTCCGAAGTTGGAGGTTGGAGTATTCCCTGTGCTGGCTCTCAGTTACCAGCAGATCAGGGGGGAGTGGCCGCCATTCGACCTGAAGAGTCGACGACGAACTCGTCGCCGAGGATGCACTCCCCAGAGTAGCGCCGCCATAGAAGCAGCAGCCAGAAGAAGCTGCTACAAATCTTCGTCTTGAGCATGTCGACGCAGCAAGAAGATCTCCCCCGTCTGCTTCAGAACCAGATCCGACCAGATCCTATCGCCAGCGATTCTTCCCGTCACTGAGACGGCAAGACGATGACTAGGGATCTCAAGATCTGCTAGCTCTGAGGCTACATCGGGCTTATTTTGCGTGGAGGGAAAGGTCGCGCTGCTTGCCTCATTCGGCTCCATCCACCGGAGCGCCAGGAGGAAAAGCAACATCACCCCCAGCCGCCGAGCACCGCCCGCCGGCGTCGGCCACCAAAGCTCCACCGGCATCACGCCAAACCGGGACAGAGCCCGCACACAACTACTACTATACCTAGATCTACTATATACAGGCCGGCCTCCTCCCTCCCGCCACCTCCAGTCGGCGGAGCCGCCGGAGAAGAGGgagggaggagccaggaggaggcgGGGGACTCTCAAGGGGGATACGGGGGATGCGAACACTGCGTACTTCCATGCGATTGCGAATGGTCGTCGACGGAAGTGTTCCATCCCCTGTCTTTGGGATGGTGATCGCCTTCTGGAGGAGGCCGGAGAGATCACCACCCATATTTATACCTTTTATAAAGGTCTATTTGCGGCTGGCCCCAGGACTGGGGTAGCCCTCGCGGCAGACCTATGGCCAGCTAGGGCCTGGGTCTCTGACGAAGAGAATGCCGCTCTCACCCTTCCGTTCCTCTCAACGGAAGTTCGGAGCGCTCTCGAGGGCATGAAGGCTAACTCGGCCCCTGGTCCGGATGGACTCCCGGTTGTCTTCTTCCAGAAATTCTGGGCGAAGCTCCAGGAGACTATCCTGCCTATGTTTCAGGAGTTCTATGTAGGGACGCTTGATATGGGGCGCCTGAATTACGGCGTTATTACCTTGATCCCCAAGATAGTGGGGGCCACGGATATTCGCCAGTTCAGGCCTATTACGGTCATCAACGTGGTTCAACGGTTGTTCTCCAAGGTGTGTGCGATGAGGTTGGCTCCGATTATGGAGCGGATTACGCACCAATATCAATTTGCCTTCCTCAAGGGTCGCCACATCCACGATGGCATTCTTGCACTACATGAGATCGTGCACGAGGTCAGGAGTCGACATCAGAGGGGTGTCTTCTTAAAACTGGACTTCCAGAAAGCCTACGACCGCTTGGACTGGTCCTTCCTCCGACAGGTTCTTCAGAGGAGGGGCGTGGACGACCGGATGATTGGTTGGGTGATGCAGATCGTGATGTACGCGGCAAGACAGCCATTAACATAAATGGGGAAGTGGGTCCCTATTTTAGGCCGGCGTGTGGAGTGCGTCAGGGTGACCCCCTGTCCCCTCTCCTCTTCAACGCTGCGGTGGATTCCCTGGCCGAGATCCTGGAGAGGGCTAGGACCTCGGGCCATATTACTGGGGTGGTGGGCCACCTTATCCCTGGCGGAGGGGTGACTCACCTCCAGTATGCGGATGATACCATGATTATGTTTGAGGGCTCGGACTTGGACATCCGGAACACCAAATTCCTTCTCCTCTGCTTTGAGGCCATGTCGGGCCTCAAAATTAATTTTGACAAAAGCGAGGTGGTGGTCTTGGGGTACCCCCCGGAAGTTCAGCAGCGGATAGCTGACAACCTCAACTGCAGGCTGTCATCTTTCCCTATGAATTACCTGGGAGTTCCGGTTAGGGACTCTAGGATCCTTATTAGGGACCTCGCCCCCTTGTTGGGGCGAGTTAGAGCGAAGGCGGAGCCTTGGTGTGGGAGGTTCACCTCCAAAGGTAGCAAGTCGATCCTCATTGACTCCTGTCTGTCTAGCCTTCCCATGTACATCATGGGGCTGTACATCCTTCCCGAAGGGGTACATGCTGCCTTCGACAAGGAGCTATCCCGCTTCTTTTGGCAGGACAGGACAGGACGCCAGAAGTATCACATGGTCAGATGGGCCGATGTGTGCGCCCCCAAGGACCTTGGGGGCATAGGGATCATATCCTCGCGCCACATGAATGTGGCCCTCATGCTGAAATGGGTTTGGAGGATCTTGTCGGACGATGGGGGCTTGTGGCTGAAGGCGATTAAGGCTAAATACCTTCGGGGTCGGCCACTCCTTGCCCGTGACCGTCGGGAGGGATCTCGGTTTGGAGAGCCCTCCAGGACATCAAGCACGAGATTAGAACCGGGCTCTCCCTCTCCATAGGCGATGGTAGAGGGACCATGTTCTGGCTCGACACATGGCTAGGTGATCGCCCCCTTAACCTTGTCTTTCCGGACCTCTTCGCCATTTGTGCTAACCCTTCTAGCCTGGTGGCCGAAGTGGCACTGGAGGGATGGGATTTTGTGTTCCGTCGCGGTCTAACTCAGGGGAAGCCACGATGCGGACTCGCTGCGGGACCTCCTCCCGGACGCCCTGCCGGGAGGACTAGATGCGCCTTCATGGCGCTTAACGCCGTCTGGTACGTTCTCAGTGCAGACGGCCTATAGGGCTTTGTTTAGGGAGCCTCTGCTTCCTTGGACGGGTCCGCTCTTTAAGGCCCCTATCCCGCTTAAGACGAAGATCTTCCTCTGGCAGCTGCTGAGGGATCGCCTTCCCTCTGGGGTGGAGGTTATGAAGAGGCACGGGCCGGGCAACGGGCTTTGCCCATTGTGTGCGGTTCCGGAGACAACGACTCACATCATGTTTTCCTGCACCGCGGCACGATTTCTTTGGAGCTTCCTGTCGGAGGCGCTGGGGCCTGAGTGGCAGGCCTCGGCCCTCGGGGAGTTCATCGAGGTCCGGGCGAACACTACTGGTAGGAGGAGGCGCCTCTTCTGGTTATTGTTCGCGGCCTTGTCCTGGACTTTGTGGACTGTGCGCAATAAGATGGTCATCGAGCGGATCTTACCTCGGCGCGCTTCTGACTCTGTATTCTCTTTCTTGGCTTTGTTGCAGCAGTGGTACCCGTTGTGTAGACAGCGGGACAAGGAGCGCTTGGACGGCATGCTGGAGGATCTTCTTGCGGCTGCCCGCCGCATATCTACACCGTCCAGCCTCTGAGTACACCTCTTGTGTGGGGTGTTGTATCGTTTTCCGTCGAGTGTTTGGGCGTGTTGTGCTTGGCCCAGCAGACTCTTGATGTGGGGTGTGTGCTTTGTGTGTTGTATGTGAACTTTGTATGGATTtggttgctttatttataaagcggggcgaaagcctgttTCGAGGAGGTGAAGAGAGAGGGGAAAGGGGGAGAATGAGCCCTTCTCCATCCCTCAGAGGGGGTATATTATGTTTAGGTTTGCTTTTACTGCTGTTGAAGATTATAAATGGACCAGTGAACTTTTCGCAAAAAAATGTATCTAAAAATTCTTATAGTAGTGAACTCAAAGTATGTTCTTTCTTCCGCAAGTTCCTAACCAAATCATGACATAATAAACCACTTTCGGTTGCAATATAACCTCGTTTCAGAAAGTTGGGAGACCGTGGAACATCCAAACTTCGCATTCGATGACTGAGCTGGGTTTCTCACATAGCAGATAAGGCAAAACGAGCTTATCCTCATTCAGAACGTGAAAAATCTGATCGAATCGAGAGCTTATCCCGATATTTAGAACGTGGAGAATTGAATGGAGAGCGAGAGGACGGGGCGCCGAAGATCGATTTTGGATGGATGGTACGGGCCGGAGGACCCCGGGCTCACGGCCACCACAGGTGGTCGCATCTCAGGATGTGCCGCAGCGCAACTGCAGTGCGAACGACGACAGCAGCATATTCCATCCACCACACACCAAGATGGAAATAATATCCCGTCATTTTTTGAGGCAGACATGTCGCTGTTTCCCTGTAAATCATATCATGACTCAAGACAGACAGGAGAAAGCAACACACACCAAGTATTGGTCCCATTTTGTTTTCTTTTCCTTACTTTGGTGAGAAGAAGTACTCCGTATTTGCAAATTTTTAATGAGTTGACAGACATAAGTTAGGGGTGTACAGCAAAGATTGCTGGACACTGTGACTACTCTTTAAAAGCAGTCTGTTCAGGAAATTACATACTATTGAACAAGTATACACCCAATGTTGATATGTAATTATTGCATCGGTTGACTCGCAATGTTTCAGCTTGCTGTATAAATAATCATCCAAATATTGGCGTATGTGCAACAGTAAAGCTTCAGTTTTGGCGTGGAGTACAGCTCAAGAGCCCTATCCAGTTCCATAACTACAATTCATCGCATAAACTCCCTGGCACACAAAATGAATCAACTGAATTTTCATCTACTCAGCATTTCAACGACTGTGCAGTGTTCACGAAAGTAGCGCTCTTGTTGAATCCTTCAAGTGTCATTATTCTTACCGCTTCCAAGCCCCTATGGAACGTGAAATCAAGCTGCGGAAAAAGATTACTTGCATTAACGGTCGTCTTTTTGCCGAATTTTGAATCGATATGGAGATCAACTTTTGAATGATTGTATACTGCTTGGGTGAACGACGCCCAGAGAGTGACAGACAAGAGGTAAATACGGAAAATTTAAATTTCTATTAAGCACTACAAACCTCTTCCTGTTCTTTCTTGGTGAATGGtctgagtacaaaattggcaggaTCCATCTTCCCAGGTGGTCGCCCAATGCCTGCAAAAGTATCATCATCACCACAAGAATATCTCAGGCAATAGTAATAACATTTGAAAAGGAGAAGTGACTGGCATACCAATTCTTAGACGTGGAAAATCACGATTCTGTTTGAGATGGTTAATAATGCTTCTCATCCTGTGGATGATGACGAATGTCAAGAAAAACAAATAACTCATCCCAGagcaaaaaacaaaagaaagaacCCAGCTCACCGCAACTATTTTGTTAGGTTTTCCAAAGCTCTTCCCAGAACAACAACAAAATATCTATACACGATTGTTCTGATTATTATTACATATAGATTCTGACAATTTAAAAAAATATGAAAGAAAGCTTCCATATACAGATGTAGCTATTTTGTTAGGTTTATCTATCAAAATTCATGAGGCTTTCAGCCTAATGTTCTAAAGCAAAGGACAGTGAAACATTAGGTAACGTGCAGGAAATGCGTTCATAAAGAAGAAAAGACTGGGGTACCCATTATGCCCGCCATGTCCACCTTTTGGCAGCAGCCGCAGTTTTGCAAAGGGTAAATCTAGATCATCATACATCTGCAGAGATGAGAATGATGAAGTCAGAATCAGATTATATTGATCtgagacaaaaaaaaaaaagaatcaaGTCAAGAATAACATTCACCACAAGGACTTGGTTCGGTGGTATCTTGAAATATGAAACCAGCTGCCCAACCTGTATAGTTCAGTGCGTCAAACAAGAGAACAGTGGAAGAATTAGTTTCAAGTTTGTTTTGGGATCATTATACTTACAGACTCACCGCTTGCATTCATAAATGTTTGCGGCTTGGCAAGCATGATGGGAACATCACCAATGCAACCTGAATAATGCAAAATTTATTTTTTGATACAAAACAAACATCAAACGGTACGAACAGAATTTAGGAGTAACATGCACCTAGTCATGTTAAATAATCATGATTATCCTAAACACATAGCTTTTGCTTCCAATAATTACTTAAGAAAAACCATAAAGAGTATCCGCACATTGCTTTTGCTTCCAATAGTTACTTAAGACAAATCATATAGATTGTTCACACATGGATTTTGCTTCCAATAACTAATTAAGAAAAACCATAAAGATTGTTCAGAGACAAGTATTGCAAGTTGCTATTTACTAGGTATTTAGGTTACATAAGTATGCAAAACATGAAGAATAAAGTTTAGCTCTGGCAAGATCCAATAAAGATAGCATCCCAGCCTTGAACTTgaaatgcaaacaaacatctttGGTGAGAATATTACCTTTACCAACCATTGCCTTGAACTGCATACTGCTCAGCGATATACCCTCAGCTTCTGCTATAACATCAATCATCTCAAATCCAACCTGTGAATAATCAGATGTGTCCTCAGATTAAATACAGAGATATTGCCCATTGGACTATTAACAAACCAAATCATTGACTGAAATTATGTGTAGTTCAATTCTACAAAACCAAGTCTGAAACAAGAGCAACCTTAGACAAAATAGAGCAGTGAAAATCGCCAATTTGGCTGCCTATAAATTTAAATGTCCTCCATAATATATACTGTTATAGCATGATGACCTTCGATAAATAAGTACCTGCTTATTACATTTAGTTGTTGCCTCAAATTCTTTATCCAAAGGGCGGTGTGTGGCCTTGACGACCATCCGGATCACTAACACTAATGCAGTCTAAAATACATTTCTGAGAAGCAGCAGGATACACAATGCAGTTATCAACAACAGTCCACTACAAAGACAATATCTTCAGTACACAGGCTCAAACAGAAAGCATGTTCACGCTCACAAACTCGATGCTAGCATATATCTACAACCTAGCACCACCATATCATTTTCGCGATTACCTATCAGATATGCATACCTACTATTCACCAATCCAAGCGTGAAACCTTTTTGGTTTAAAATACAAATATGTACTATCATTTCAACATTTCAACCCATGAGTAACTACGATAGTGTCACAATTCACCAAGCAGAACGATGTATTTTACAGCGCCAGAGCCGGTAATGAAGCTTACGTTGTGGCGAGTCCGCTGGTACATCTTCCCGGGGTTCCCGAGGCCAACGAACAGCCACGGCTTACGCGCGCCGCCGTCACCGGCGGGCGCAGCTGACGAGGAGGCCGCCCGGCAAGCTAAGGCGGAGGAAGAGCGCGCCACACATCTAGGCGTTGCGCGGGCGAGCGGGAGGAGGGGGAAGTGGAGGCGGGAAGCCGACGCGCCGGAGAGCAGCCGcatcgccgccgtcgccggcTAGACTTGTTGACACCACGAGTGGCTTGGATGGGGCAGGGCCGGGTTTCGGACCCGCGCTGGGCTTCTTAGGTTTGGCAAGTTGGGCTATGGCAGCACTCCAGTTAATTTTGGTTATTCGGCATTTCAAAATGCATATGTGCTTATTGGGCTTATTCTGTACATCGCTTGCTATTCTTACAGGGCCGTCCCAACTTTCTCTTAACTCCCATAAGAAAAAACTCTTGCCTTCACAGTTTTTGTCTCCTTCACAAAACTTTGTCCCAAACTCTGACCATATGTGAACTATGCAAAAAAGAAAATACAAAAGTGAGTAATATTCCGCAACTATGTAGACATTTTTTTGTGTGCAGTCCACACATTATCATATTTTGAAATGAAAGTTTGTGGATGTACAATATGCAACATAATCTATGCCGATGATATACTTCGTGTTTTTTGACAACTCAAAAGCGCATCATCTAATAATAAGGTGCGGATGCAACGAGTTGCAAACAGTGGCGATGGTAGTATAGAATGATCGGATTCAGATGAACCAAACAAAATCCATCAAACCGTTGTTGAATTAGTCTATGATATTTGAAATTACTAGAAGATTACACCGCAGTACTAAGAACTGAGCCCAAATGATTTCTTGCTCGAGCTTCGCCTCTGTTTGCAAATAGTTTCCCGAGATGATAGATGGCTCTTCTGGCTAGAGAAAAACGAAAAAACCAAGCCAACTTTACGGCCCACTTAACCCAATGCATTTTCATTTTACCTTCACCAATTTAAGGATTTCACACTCTTCAATAAAACTATGTTAACGAAAAAAGGGTGGCGATTAATTTTTATTCTATAATCACTATGTGCAAGAGTTTTTAAGGGGAAGTATTACCATGATGAAGATTTTATGTCAGCATGAAATAACATGAATTCTTCTCATACTTGGAGAGCAATATTATGTGGACGAGAAGCCCGAAATGTGGGGTTAAGAAAACATATAGGTGATGGTGGAAGCACATGAATGTAGGATGAGTTGTGGGTCCCTACTAACCCGTGTATGAAGCAAATTGTGAGGAGACCCGGTTCACGGGCGACCTTGGTACATGAGCCGTTGAATCCTCGCACGGGTGAATGGTATGAAGAGGTTTTGCAGACTAAGATTTCTTCAATTGATGTACAAGCTATACTAAAATTTTCAATTGGACGTCTAGAGGAAGATACATAGGCTTGGAAGCTAGAGAGGCATGGCAACTTCACACAGCTAGAGAGAGGCATGGCAACTTCACATTTCGGGCGGCCTATAGAGCCTTGGTGCAAGCAAACTCCACTATTAATCCTATAATgggcaggtgatacgtctccgacgtatcgataatttcttgtgttccatgccacattattgatgttatctacatgttttatgcacactttatgtcatattcgtgcattttctggaactaacctattaacaagatgccgaagtgtcgattctttgttttctgcttgtttttggtttgaaatcctagtaacgaaatattctcggaattggacgaaatcaacgcccggggtcctattttgccacgaagcttccggaagaccgaagaggagacgaagtggggccacgaggctgcGGACtacgggcggcgcggcctaggtcttggccgcgcggcctgtcatctgggcccctcgtgtggcccccgacctgcccttccgcctacttaaatcctccgtcgcgaaaccccccggaccgagagccacgatacggaaaaccttcccggagacgccgccgccgccaatcccatctcggggattcgggagatcgcctccggcaccctgccggagaggggaatcatctcccggaggactcta
Coding sequences within it:
- the LOC127343445 gene encoding peptidyl-tRNA hydrolase, mitochondrial gives rise to the protein MRLLSGASASRLHFPLLPLARATPRCVARSSSALACRAASSSAAPAGDGGARKPWLFVGLGNPGKMYQRTRHNVGFEMIDVIAEAEGISLSSMQFKAMVGKGCIGDVPIMLAKPQTFMNASGESVGQLVSYFKIPPNQVLVMYDDLDLPFAKLRLLPKGGHGGHNGMRSIINHLKQNRDFPRLRIGIGRPPGKMDPANFVLRPFTKKEQEELDFTFHRGLEAVRIMTLEGFNKSATFVNTAQSLKC